Proteins encoded together in one Juglans regia cultivar Chandler chromosome 9, Walnut 2.0, whole genome shotgun sequence window:
- the LOC109009731 gene encoding probable beta-1,4-xylosyltransferase IRX10L: protein MKGWRWICVGLLYATFVFRIDAVGQRRSQRTERISGSAGDVLEDDPVGRLKVFVYELPSKYNKKILQKDPRCLTHMFAAEIYMHRFLLSSPVRTLNPEEADWFYTPVYTTCDLTPNGLPLPFKSPRMMRSAIQLISSNWPYWNRTEGADHFFVVPHDFGACFHYQEEKAIERGILPLLQRATLVQTFGQQNHVCLKESSITIPPYAPPQKMQAHLIPERTPRSIFVYFRGLFYDVGNDPEGGYYARGARAAVWENFKDNPLFDISTEHPTTYYEDMQRAVFCLCPLGWAPWSPRLVEAVIFGCIPVIIADDIVLPFADAIPWEEIGVFVAEKDVPNLDTILTSIPSDLILRKQRLLANPSMKQAMLFPQPAQPGDAFHQVLNGLARKLPHDKSIYLKSGEKILNWTAGPVGDLKPW from the exons GTAGTGCCGGTGATGTCTTGGAAGATGATCCAGTGGGAAGGTTGAAAGTTTTTGTGTATGAGCTTCCAAGTAAATATAACAAAAAGATTCTGCAAAAGGATCCAAGATGCCTAACCCATATGTTTGCAGCTGAGATCTACATGCATCGATTTCTCTTATCTAGCCCTGTTCGAACCCTTAATCCTGAAGAAGCTGATTGGTTTTACACCCCTGTATACACTACTTGTGACCTGACACCAAATGGCCTCCCTTTGCCTTTTAAGTCACCTCGGATGATGAGGAGTGCAATACAGCTCATTTCTTCTAACTGGCCTTACTGGAATCGGACAGAAGGTGCTGATCACTTTTTTGTAGTACCTCATGACTTCGGAGCATGCTTCCATTATCAA GAGGAGAAGGCAATTGAAAGAGGAATTCTTCCCTTGCTCCAACGTGCAACACTGGTTCAGACTTTTGGACAGCAGAATCATGTTTGTTTAAAAGAGAGCTCGATTACAATACCACCATACGCTCCTCCACAAAAAATGCAAGCCCACCTGATTCCTGAGAGAACTCCCAGGTCTATATTTGTGTATTTCCGGGGATTGTTTTATGATGTGGGAAATGACCCAGAAGGTGGTTATTACGCAag AGGTGCACGGGCAGCAGTGTGGGAGAACTTCAAGGACAATCCGCTTTTTGACATTTCCACAGAGCACCCAACAACATATTATGAGGACATGCAACGAGCTGTCTTTTGTTTATGCCCCCTTGGCTGGGCTCCTTGGAGCCCGAGATTGGTAGAAGCAGTGATATTTGGTTGCATCCCCGTTATCATAGCAGATGACATTGTTCTACCCTTTGCTGATGCCATCCCATGGGAAGAAATTGGGGTCTTTGTAGCTGAGAAGGACGTTCCTAACTTAGATACCATCCTCACATCAATCCCGTCAGATCTAATTCTGAGGAAGCAAAGATTGCTTGCCAACCCTTCAATGAAGCAAGCAATGTTGTTTCCACAACCAGCTCAACCAGGAGATGCATTCCATCAAGTTCTAAATGGACTGGCAAGAAAGTTGCCACATGACAAGAGTATTTACTTGAAGTCGGGTGAGAAAATCCTAAACTGGACTGCAGGTCCAGTGGGTGATCTGAAACCTTGGTAG